One genomic region from Natrinema sp. DC36 encodes:
- a CDS encoding aldehyde dehydrogenase family protein — MPVELPELANEQWRLCIGNKWVDSNAGERIPVTTPIDQSEIATVPAGATDDIDDAYDEAATAQRKWKEMPPGERAAVLEDVTKLLQTHEDEIVSTLAIEAGSTRVKGTIEVENTGNFLEYASTLPAELRGKVGPSSIPDKENRIERDPAGVIGVISPWNFPLSLTMRAVAPAVALGNAVVIKPATETPITGGLLVAKLFEMAGLPEGVVNVVTGHGSEIGDRMAAHPDADVIAFTGSTGVGRHVSKLAAEQLTEQAMELGGNNPHVVLEDADVDDAVDAGLFGTFLHQGQVCISLNRHLVHESIYDEYVEKLATRADKLPVGDPRDSETVIGPIINESQRDELVDYIERTVAQGGEIETGGGFEDLYLEPTVLSQVTNEMAAACNEHFGPIAPVIPFASDREAIRLANETEYGLAASVHSGEISRAKDIGDQIEAGMIHINDQPINSSPRIPFGGRKASGLGQFNGEAIVKKFTEPKWFSIQTTQRTYPF, encoded by the coding sequence ATGCCCGTAGAGCTACCAGAATTAGCTAACGAACAGTGGAGATTGTGTATCGGTAACAAATGGGTTGATTCGAACGCTGGCGAACGGATCCCTGTGACGACACCGATCGATCAGTCCGAAATCGCAACCGTACCAGCCGGTGCTACCGATGATATCGACGACGCGTACGACGAAGCAGCGACCGCCCAGCGTAAGTGGAAAGAGATGCCGCCCGGAGAGCGAGCCGCAGTCCTCGAGGATGTCACAAAACTGCTGCAGACGCACGAGGACGAGATCGTCTCGACACTGGCGATCGAAGCGGGGAGCACCCGCGTAAAGGGGACGATTGAAGTCGAAAACACCGGGAACTTCCTCGAGTATGCATCGACGCTTCCAGCCGAGTTGCGTGGGAAGGTCGGGCCGTCGTCGATCCCGGATAAGGAGAACAGAATCGAACGCGATCCGGCGGGTGTCATCGGCGTGATCTCACCGTGGAACTTCCCGCTCTCGTTGACGATGCGCGCGGTCGCCCCGGCTGTGGCGCTCGGGAACGCTGTCGTGATCAAACCCGCGACGGAGACACCGATCACTGGGGGACTGCTCGTCGCCAAATTGTTCGAGATGGCGGGGCTTCCGGAGGGTGTGGTAAACGTCGTCACTGGACACGGTTCGGAGATCGGGGATCGCATGGCGGCACACCCAGATGCGGACGTGATAGCGTTTACTGGTTCGACGGGAGTCGGTCGGCACGTGTCGAAACTCGCGGCCGAGCAACTCACCGAACAGGCGATGGAACTCGGCGGGAACAACCCTCACGTCGTTCTCGAGGACGCAGATGTCGATGACGCCGTCGATGCGGGCCTGTTCGGGACGTTTCTGCACCAGGGACAGGTCTGTATCTCGCTGAATCGCCACCTGGTCCACGAGTCGATCTATGACGAGTACGTCGAGAAACTCGCGACGCGTGCAGACAAACTCCCCGTCGGCGATCCCCGCGACTCAGAGACGGTAATCGGTCCGATAATCAATGAGAGTCAGCGCGACGAACTCGTCGACTACATCGAACGCACGGTTGCACAGGGTGGTGAAATCGAAACGGGCGGCGGCTTCGAGGACCTCTATCTCGAGCCAACCGTGCTCTCACAGGTGACGAACGAGATGGCCGCGGCCTGTAACGAACACTTCGGTCCGATTGCACCGGTGATTCCGTTTGCTTCCGACCGAGAGGCGATCCGACTCGCGAACGAGACGGAATACGGACTGGCTGCTTCAGTCCACTCCGGAGAGATTTCGAGAGCGAAGGATATCGGAGATCAAATCGAAGCAGGAATGATCCATATTAACGACCAGCCGATAAACAGCAGTCCGCGAATTCCCTTCGGTGGTAGAAAAGCATCCGGGCTTGGCCAGTTCAACGGCGAAGCGATCGTCAAGAAGTTCACCGAACCGAAGTGGTTCTCGATTCAGACCACTCAGCGGACGTA
- a CDS encoding DUF5828 family protein, translating to MEESISGFKTRGSWSDIIEHGERITRALREVHMSDDTGRYDSYFPSAFDEWENWRPKAHETLEAEISEKTAAQASVGEGAGERVGKTSDEDIRTAGEKLASSYELLEADNTEAAVDNWSASIAHVVRAADTTGRKALRRVENTVYQNVMTQLAPYYFDNRLISANVQQSIRRESDPQFAFEVNINDDDLKDEVSTRLSRIDERVDRWHVNVRKNTAAAEAIEGVEAPPDKEDRVDPTTN from the coding sequence ATGGAAGAATCTATCTCCGGATTCAAAACCCGCGGTAGTTGGAGCGACATCATCGAACACGGCGAACGCATCACACGTGCATTGCGAGAAGTCCATATGAGTGATGACACCGGCCGGTATGACTCATACTTCCCGTCGGCGTTCGACGAGTGGGAAAACTGGCGACCGAAAGCACACGAGACCCTCGAAGCGGAGATCAGCGAGAAGACCGCCGCGCAAGCGAGCGTCGGTGAAGGGGCGGGCGAACGCGTTGGCAAGACATCCGACGAAGACATCAGAACCGCCGGCGAGAAACTCGCGAGTTCCTACGAATTGCTCGAGGCTGACAACACTGAAGCGGCGGTCGACAACTGGAGTGCGTCGATCGCCCACGTCGTCCGCGCGGCCGATACCACTGGACGGAAGGCACTCCGCCGAGTCGAGAACACGGTCTATCAGAACGTGATGACGCAGCTTGCGCCGTACTACTTCGATAACCGGCTCATCAGTGCGAACGTACAACAATCGATTCGGCGAGAGTCCGATCCACAATTCGCGTTCGAAGTCAACATTAATGACGACGACCTAAAAGACGAGGTCTCGACCCGCCTCTCGAGGATCGATGAGAGGGTCGACCGATGGCACGTCAACGTCCGGAAGAACACAGCTGCCGCAGAGGCGATCGAGGGCGTCGAAGCACCGCCGGACAAGGAGGATCGCGTCGATCCGACGACTAATTGA
- a CDS encoding inorganic phosphate transporter — MVEVASIGIFLVAAVASLFMAWTIGAGSSGSTPFAPAVGANAISVMQAGFIVGILGFLGAVLQGANVSEAIGEELIGGATLSPAAATIALLIAGSLVSIGIFTGYPIATAFTTTGAVIGIGLAMGGDPVWPKYLEIGSMWILTPFVGGGLAYAIARMLLERPRWENAVLVTLASAVGAVLANIEFAVLGSGNSGNSLAKTVGGAMPVSTTLGLFGVTVGLMVVWAGATALGVRSDAERTQRIFLLVMGGLVAFSAGGSQVGLAIGPLLPMMREIGVPLLALLFGGGIGLLAGSWTGAPRMIKAIAQDYSSLGPRRSIAALIPSFAIAQTAVLFGIPISFNEIIVSSIVGSGAAAGTGGSGVSAWKMGYTVLAWLLSLIGSLVLSYAIFYGASTVLL; from the coding sequence ATGGTTGAGGTAGCATCGATCGGAATCTTTCTCGTCGCCGCAGTAGCCAGTCTCTTCATGGCTTGGACGATCGGAGCCGGATCAAGCGGGTCGACGCCGTTCGCCCCAGCCGTCGGGGCGAACGCGATTTCAGTGATGCAGGCGGGCTTTATCGTCGGAATTCTTGGATTCCTCGGTGCGGTGTTACAGGGTGCGAACGTGTCCGAAGCGATCGGCGAGGAACTGATCGGTGGAGCGACGTTGTCGCCGGCGGCCGCAACGATCGCACTACTCATTGCCGGCTCGCTGGTCTCGATCGGTATCTTCACGGGGTATCCGATCGCAACCGCGTTCACGACGACGGGAGCCGTGATCGGGATCGGCCTCGCGATGGGCGGCGATCCAGTGTGGCCAAAGTATCTCGAGATCGGTTCAATGTGGATCCTGACACCATTCGTTGGCGGCGGCCTCGCGTACGCGATTGCCCGTATGCTGCTTGAGCGCCCGCGCTGGGAAAATGCCGTTCTGGTCACCCTCGCGTCGGCCGTCGGTGCAGTACTTGCCAACATCGAATTCGCTGTGCTTGGATCGGGAAATAGCGGAAACTCACTGGCTAAAACGGTCGGTGGGGCGATGCCCGTCTCGACGACGCTCGGTCTCTTCGGTGTGACGGTTGGGTTGATGGTTGTTTGGGCCGGTGCGACTGCTCTCGGCGTTCGAAGCGATGCCGAACGGACGCAGCGGATCTTTCTGCTGGTGATGGGCGGACTCGTCGCCTTCTCCGCGGGTGGTAGTCAGGTCGGACTCGCGATCGGTCCGCTGCTTCCGATGATGAGAGAGATCGGTGTTCCGCTGCTTGCGTTGCTGTTCGGCGGCGGTATCGGTCTCCTCGCCGGATCGTGGACAGGCGCTCCTCGAATGATCAAGGCCATCGCGCAAGACTACTCCTCGCTCGGTCCCCGACGCTCGATCGCCGCTCTAATCCCGTCGTTCGCGATCGCTCAGACGGCCGTCCTCTTTGGGATTCCGATCTCGTTCAACGAGATTATCGTCAGTTCTATCGTCGGGAGCGGTGCCGCGGCTGGAACCGGTGGAAGCGGCGTCAGTGCATGGAAGATGGGGTATACCGTCCTCGCATGGCTGCTTTCATTGATCGGATCGCTCGTCCTCTCGTATGCAATCTTCTACGGAGCGTCGACGGTACTTCTGTGA